A portion of the Raphanus sativus cultivar WK10039 unplaced genomic scaffold, ASM80110v3 Scaffold0537, whole genome shotgun sequence genome contains these proteins:
- the LOC108842885 gene encoding nucleobase-ascorbate transporter 11, with translation MESGSGLDQSNKSKGSGNSGEGKFGAFLKRVEPFLPRKDLNPLELRSWAKKTGFVSDYTGETSSTSTGDKLAESISSGYDLPKGRRDDGQTDQVPSRQTDREPILGRSRRSDIGSDSSRSKPGSIVEERGSNRNEDRNADETPLENEGGGKRSRDLENGCYYLGGGEDGEGWPKPIVMKYGLRDNPPAFVPLIYYGLQHYLSLAGSLVFIPLVIVPAMDGSDKDTAAVISTMLLLTGITTILHCYFGTRLPLVQGSSFVYLAPALVVINSQEFRNLTDHKFREIMRELQGAIIVGSLFQCILGSTGLMSLLLRFINPIVVAPTVAAIGLAFFSYGFPQAGTCVEISVPVIVLLLICTLYLRGVSIFGHRLFRIYAVPLSALIVWTYAFFLTVGGAYDYKGCNADIPSSNILINECKKHAYTMKHCRTDASNAWNTSPWVRIPYPFQWGFPYFHMRTCIIMIFVSLVASVDSVGTYHATSMLVNAKRPTRGIVSRGVALEGFCSLLAGIWGSGTGSTTLTENIHTINITKVASRRALAIGAIFLIFFSFVGKLGAILASIPHALAASVLCFIWALTVALGLSNLRYTQTASFRNITIVGVSLFLGLSIPAYFQQYQPLSTLILPSYYLSFGAASSGPFQTGIMQLDFAMNAVMSLNMVVTFLLAFVLDNTVPGSKEERGVYVWSRAEDMELDPAMQADYSLPRRVAQFFGCRCC, from the exons ATGGAGTCCGGGTCGGGTTTGGATCAGAGTAATAAGAGCAAAGGAAGCGGTAACAGTGGAGAGGGAAAGTTCGGTGCATTCTTGAAGAGAGTAGAACCCTTCTTACCGAGAAAGGACTTGAACCCGTTAGAGCTAAGATCCTGGGCCAAGAAAACCGGTTTTGTCTCGGATTACACAGGCGAAACCAGCAGCACGAGTACTGGTGACAAGCTCGCTGAGAGCATCAGCTCTGGTTATGATTTGCCAAAAGGCAGAAGAGATGATGGTCAAACAGATCAAGTGCCGTCTCGCCAAACCGACCGGGAACCGATTCTTGGGCGAAGTAGACGATCCGATATCGGATCTGATTCAAGCAGGTCAAAACCGGGTTCTATAGTGGAAGAGAGAGGATCAAACCGGAACGAGGATAGAAACGCCGATGAGACACCGTTGGAGAATGAAGGAGGCGGGAAAAGAAGTAGAGATTTGGAAAATGGGTGTTACTATCTAGGCGgtggagaagatggagaaggtTGGCCTAAACCCATTGTAATGAAGTATGGTCTCAGAGACAATCCTCCTGCCTTCG TTCCGCTTATCTATTACGGTTTGCAACACTATCTATCACTTGCTGGTTCACTTGTCTTTATACCTCTCGTCATCGTCCCAGCCATGGATGGTTCCGAT aaAGATACAGCCGCAGTGATTTCAACGATGCTGCTTCTTACTGGAATCACAACCATACTTCACTGTTATTTCGGCACTCGGCTTCCTTTGGTCCAAGGAAGCTCTTTTGTTTACTTAGCCCCGGCTTTGGTTGTCATCAACTCTCAGGAGTTTAGGAACCTCACTGACCAT AAATTTAGGGAGATAATGAGAGAACTACAAGGAGCTATAATCGTTGGTTCATTGTTCCAGTGCATTTTGGGATCCACTGGTCTCATGTCTCTCCTTCTTAG ATTTATTAATCCTATTGTAGTAGCACCAACCGTAGCTGCGATAGGATTAGCATTCTTTAGCTATGGATTTCCACAAGCCGGCACTTGTGTTGAGATCAGCGTTCCTGTAATAGTTCTCCTTCTCATTTGCACATTG TATCTCCGTGGAGTTTCAATCTTTGGTCATCGCTTATTCCGAATTTATGCG GTGCCCCTTAGTGCTCTGATCGTCTGGACATATGCATTCTTTCTAACAGTTGGCGGTGCGTATGACTATAAAGGTTGCAACGCCGACATACCAAGCTCTAACATATTGATAAACGAATGTAAGAAACACGCGTATACTATGAAGCATTGCAGAACAGATGCTTCCAACGCCTGGAACACTTCTCCTTGGGTCAGAATCCCTTATCCGTTTCAATGGGGTTTTCCGTATTTTCACATGAGAACTTGTATCATTATGATCTTTGTTTCTTTGGTCGCATCAGTGGACTCG GTTGGGACATATCATGCCACGTCAATGTTGGTGAATGCTAAGCGCCCTACACGTGGTATTGTGAGCAGAGGTGTTGCGTTAGAAGGCTTTTGCAGTTTGTTAGCTGGAATATGGGGTTCCGGTACCGGTTCAACCACGTTAACCGAGAATATTCATACAATCAATATCACCAAGGTGGCTAGCCGAAGAGCTTTGGCAATAGGAGCTATCTTCTTAATATTTTTCTCATTTGTGG GAAAATTAGGTGCTATTCTAGCTTCAATACCACATGCTTTGGCTGCTTCAGTGTTATGCTTTATATGGGCGCTTACAGTGGCTCTAGGTCTATCGAATCTCCGGTACACACAAACAGCGAGTTTTAGGAACATAACCATAGTTGGAGTCTCGCTGTTTCTTGGACTATCCATCCCTGCTTATTTCCAGCAGTATCAACCACTATCTACTCTGATACTACCGAGCTATTACTTGTCCTTTGGTGCCGCTTCAAGTGGGCCATTCCAAACGGGCATCATGCAA TTGGATTTTGCAATGAACGCTGTGATGTCTCTGAATATGGTTGTAACGTTTCTACTGGCGTTCGTGTTGGACAACACTGTACCGGGTAGTAAGGAAGAGAGGGGAGTTTATGTGTGGTCACGAGCTGAGGACATGGAGTTGGACCCTGCAATGCAAGCCGATTACTCGTTGCCAAGAAGAGTTGCTCAGTTTTTCGGTTGCAGATGTTGCTAG
- the LOC108842884 gene encoding probable glycosyltransferase At5g03795 — MTIVKPSQLSSSSSSPLCSLKGSLLTLAVLTFLSLFYLSLNSLRTSPPSPILVGSNQLPHTFSAKEEEDYSDVYHSPESFRSNYAEMEKKFKVYIYPDGDPDTFFQTPRKVTGKYASEGYFFKNIRESRFRTLDPDEADLFFVPVSAHKMRGKGTTYENMTVIVQDYVDGLIAKYPFWNRTLGADHFFVTCHDVGVRAFEGTPLLIKNTIRVVCSPSYNVGFIPHKDVALPQVLQPFALPAGGNDVENRTTLGFWAGHRNSKIRVILARVWENDTELDISNNRINRATGHLVYQKRFYRTKFCICPGGSQVNSARITDSIHYGCVPVILSDYYDLPFNDILDWRKFAVVLRERDVYDLKQILKKIPQSEFVSLHNNLVKVQKHFQWNSPPVKFDAFHMIMYELWLRHHVIKY; from the exons ATGACGATCGTCAAACCGTCGCagctctcttcctcctcctcctcgccGTTGTGTTCGCTGAAAGGATCACTCCTCACACTCGCCGTCCTCACTTTCCTCTCCCTCTTCTACCTCTCTCTCAATTCCCTCCGCACTTCGCCGCCGTCTCCCATCCTCGTAGGCTCCAATCAGCTCCCACACACCTTCTCCGCaaaggaggaagaagactaCTCGGATGTGTATCACTCCCCCGAGTCGTTCCGGTCGAATTACgcggagatggagaagaagttcAAGGTCTACATTTACCCCGACGGAGATCCCGACACCTTTTTCCAGACTCCCAGGAAAGTCACCGGCAAATACGCCAGCGAGGGTTACTTCTTCAAGAACATCAGAGAGAGCCGGTTCCGCACGCTGGATCCAGACGAGGCGGATCTCTTCTTCGTCCCTGTCTCTGCTCACAAGATGCGTGGCAAA GGGACAACGTATGAGAACATGACTGTGATTGTTCAGGACTACGTTGATGGGTTGATCGCAAAGTATCCTTTTTGGAACAGAACATTGGGAGCTGATCACTTCTTTGTCACTTGCCACGACGTTGGTGTTAGAGCGTTCGAAGGAACTCCTCTTCTGATCAAAAACACGATTAGAGTTGTGTGCTCGCCCAGCTACAATGTTGGTTTCATTCCTCATAAAGATGTTGCCTTGCCTCAAGTGCTTCAGCCTTTTGCACTCCCTGCCGGTGGCAACGATGTTGAGAACCG GACGACGCTTGGGTTTTGGGCTGGTCATAGAAACTCAAAGATACGGGTGATACTTGCACGTGTGTGGGAGAACGACACAGAGCTCGATATTTCGAACAACAGGATTAACAGGGCAACGGGGCATTTGGTGTATCAGAAGAGATTCTACAGGACTAAGTTCTGTATATGCCCTGGTGGTTCTCAAGTCAACAGTGCTCGTATTACTGACTCCATCCATTACGGTTGTGTTCCTG TTATATTGTCAGACTACTATGATCTGCCTTTCAACGACATTCTGGATTGGAGAAAGTTTGCGGTTGTGCTCAGAGAGCGAGATGTCTATGACCTGAAGCAGATACTCAAGAAGATACCACAATCAGAGTTTGTTTCGTTGCATAACAACTTAGTCAAg GTTCAGAAGCATTTTCAATGGAACTCACCACCAGTTAAATTCGATGCGTTTCACATGATCATGTATGAGTTATGGTTACGCCACCATGTCATCAAGTACTGA
- the LOC108839991 gene encoding putative clathrin assembly protein At4g40080, with amino-acid sequence MGRITALIGMIKDKASQGKAALVSSNPTSKSLSFHLSVLRATTHDPSTPPGNRHLEVLLSAGTGSRATAASAVEAVMDRLHTTGDACVALKSLIIVHHIVKHGRFILQDQLSVFPASGGRNYLKLSGFRDEKSPLMWELSSWVRWYALYLEHLLSTSRIMGFFVSSTSSTIHKDEYEEMVSSLTNADLLREIDALVGLLQEACKIPDVPFCGGKSLADMIISLVGEDYVSSVNELYTRLGEFKDRSNILSFGDTIELVCALKSLESCKERLSVMFHGIGKRAWIDGFWSLVREVKGTIGGLEDGYEKIEKSIIGVGRRGKGYESARFTDGGYESARFTDRLVIGYGDAVRFSSGRFSNVDRFNYPVSSQTTLNVL; translated from the exons ATGGGAAGAATCACAGCTCTAATCGGGATGATCAAAGACAAAGCTTCTCAAGGCAAAGCTGCCCTCGTCTCGTCAAACCCAACAAGCAAATCCCTCTCTTTCCATCTCTCCGTCCTCCGTGCCACCACTCACGACCCTTCGACTCCCCCGGGAAATCGTCACCTCGAAGTCCTCCTCTCCGCCGGTACTGGCTCCCGAGCCACCGCAGCTTCCGCCGTCGAAGCCGTCATGGACCGTCTCCACACGACCGGAGATGCCTGCGTCGCTCTCAAGTCACTGATCATCGTCCATCACATCGTCAAGCACGGTCGCTTCATCCTGCAAGATCAGCTCTCTGTTTTTCCAGCTTCCGGTGGTCGGAACTATCTGAAGCTTTCTGGGTTTAGAGACGAGAAGTCCCCTTTGATGTGGGAGCTTTCTTCTTGGGTCAGATG GTACGCTTTGTATCTTGAGCATCTATTATCAACTTCAAGAATCATGGGCTTCTTCGTTTCTTCAACATCGAGCACGATCCACAAAGACGAATACGAAGAAATGGTTTCGTCTCTTACCAACGCTGATCTGCTCCGTGAAATCGACGCGCTCGTCGGGTTACTACAAGAAGCATGTAAGATTCCGGATGTACCCTTCTGTGGCGGCAAATCTCTCGCGGACATGATCATCAGTTTGGTCGGAGAAGACTACGTGTCTTCGGTCAACGAGCTTTACACGAGACTCGGCGAGTTTAAAGACCGGTCCAACATTTTGAGCTTTGGAGATACGATAGAGCTTGTATGCGCTTTGAAGAGTCTCGAGAGTTGTAAAGAAAGATTGTCTGTGATGTTCCATGGGATTGGGAAGCGGGCTTGGATCGATGGGTTCTGGAGTTTGGTTCGTGAGGTCAAGGGCACGATTGGCGGTTTAGAAGATGGTTATGAGAAAATTGAGAAATCAATTATTGGGGTTGGGAGGAGAGGAAAAGGATATGAATCGGCTCGGTTTACTGATGGAGGATATGAATCGGCTCGGTTTACTGATCGGTTAGTTATTGGTTATGGTGATGCTGTTCGGTTTTCTTCCGGTAGATTTTCTAATGTTGATCGGTTTAATTATCCAGTTTCTAGTCAAACGACTTTGAACGTCttgtga
- the LOC130502389 gene encoding classical arabinogalactan protein 3-like: protein MAALKTMQALIFLGLLATSCMAQAPAPAPIMVLPPVESPSPPPAITPTAEPPSPVPVASPPVMVTEPTPAPATPPTVSSPTKSPKTSPVASPPKPEAMAPGPSGPTPSPSPAAEGPIADSSLTNKAFLVSTVIAGALYAIVLA, encoded by the coding sequence ATGGCAGCTCTTAAGACAATGCAAGCTCTGATCTTTCTTGGTCTATTGGCCACGTCCTGTATGGCTCAAGCTCCGGCTCCTGCACCCATCATGGTTCTCCCACCGGTAGAGtctccctctcctcctcctGCTATTACACCAACCGCTGAGCCACCTTCTCCAGTACCGGTTGCTTCACCACCGGTTATGGTTACCGAGCCAACTCCAGCTCCGGCGACTCCTCCCACTGTCTCATCACCGACCAAGTCTCCAAAAACTTCCCCTGTCGCTTCTCCCCCGAAACCAGAAGCCATGGCTCCAGGCCCATCAGGACCAACACCATCACCATCTCCGGCTGCTGAAGGACCAATTGCTGACTCATCATTGACTAACAAGGCTTTCCTTGTGAGCACCGTCATTGCCGGAGCCTTGTACGCCATCGTCTTGGCTTAG
- the LOC130502390 gene encoding uncharacterized protein LOC130502390 yields MIKKKTWPWWLLGGKKEKETEARAKGKVIKRKELELESFGSSGSDSVAVASAAASAAVEWSVGWTEPLGPGFQSEEEGDDGGFLVLVPCYRAVAEGSGNKQLLTAVKNLPSGLSPDGKNYMDQWLSSLENL; encoded by the exons ATGATCAAGAAAAAGACTTGGCCTTGGTGGTTATTAGGTggtaaaaaggagaaagagaCCGAAGCTCGAGCCAAAGGAAAGGTTATCAAGAGGAAGGAGCTGGAACTTGAGAGCTTTGGTTCCTCTGGCTCAGATTCTGTAGCTGTTGCTTCTGCTGCTGCTTCTGCTGCTGTTGAGTGGTCTGTTGGATGGACTGAACCACTTGGACCTGGTTTCCAAagcgaagaagaaggagatgatgGTGGATTCTTAGTTCTGGTTCCTTGTTACAGAGCTGTCGCTGAAGGCTCTGGTAATAAACAGCTCTTGACTGCTGTCAAGAATCTCCCCAGCGGTCTGTCTCCTG ATGGGAAGAATTACATGGATCAATGGCTTTCATCTCTGGAGAACCTTTGA